The genomic stretch AGCGTCTGAAGGCTCTGCTCAATCAGACGGCCAAGCTCTCGTTCCACATGGTCGATCAGTCTATGCCGGTCGAGGAGGCCATATCCGGTCGTCCCCCGGCTTCGTCGGAAGTGCTTTATTCCTCCGACGATCCAGCCATTCCCTACCTGATTGAGCGTCGCGCGCTCGTGTCTGGCGAAAATCTCGTCGACGCGCAGGCGGCCTTTGACCAGCGGACCAGTGAGCCGGTCGTGACATTCCGCTTTGACAGCCGCGGTGCGCAGCGCTTTGCTCAGGCAACGCAGCAGAATGTCGGTCGTCCCTTCGCTATTGTGCTTGACCAGCAGGTAATTTCGGCCCCCGTCATTCGCGAGCCGATCGTTGGCGGCTCCGGTCAGATTTCCGGTAACTTCTCCGTTGAAGGCGCAAACGACCTTGCTGTTCTGTTGCGTGCCGGTGCGCTGCCTGCGACGCTCACCGTCGTCGAGGAACGGACCGTTGGCCCCGGTCTGGGCGCTGACTCGATCCGTGCCGGTGTCGTCGCCAGCATCATCGGCGCCATTGCCGTTGTCCTCTTCATGTTGGCGTTTTACGGCACCTTTGGCGTTATGGCGAATATTGCATTGGCCGCCAACGTGACCATGATTTTGGCCGCACTCACGACGATCGGGTCGACACTGACGCTGCCGGGCATCGCCGGCATCGTTCTGACCATGGGTATGGCGGTGGATTCGAACGTGCTGATCTATGAGCGCATCCGAGAAGAAGCCAAATCGGGCAGGCCATTGATCCAGGCGATCGATATCGGCTTCAAGAAAGCCTTTGCGACAATCATCGATGCCAACCTGACAACCCTGATTGCCGCTGTGGTTCTCTTCTTCCTGGGTTCGGGACCTGTGCGCGGCTTTGCTGTCACCCTGACAGTGGGTATCGTGACGACGATCTTCACCGCATTCTTCCTGACCCATTGGCTGATGGCCACCTGGTATCGCTGGAAGCGTCCGAAACACCTGCCAAAGAGCGTTCGGACCGGTTTCTTTGACGATAAGAACATCCCGTTCATGGCGGTTCGTCGCTTCACCTTCATTGCGGCCATGGCTATCTCCGTGGCTTCGCTGGTCGGGTTTGCGACCGTTGGCATGAACCTCGGCATCGACTTCAAGGGCGGGTCGATCATGGAGGTGCAGGCGCGCAATGGCGAAGCCGACCTTTCGGACATTCGCACGCGTCTTTCGGACCTCAATCTCGGCCAGGTCCAGGCGCAAGGCTTTGGCGATCCGTCGACGGCTCTTATTCGCCTGCAGGCGCAGGAGGGCGGAGAAAATGCCGAACAGTCAGCCATTGCCAAGGTTCGGGGCGAGCTTGAGGCCGATTACGATTTCCGCCGGGTAGAGGTGGTTGGTCCTGCGGTGTCCAGCGACCTTACCCAATCGGCTACAATCGGTGTCGCCGCAGCGCTGTTTGCGATCCTGATCTATATCTGGTTCCGTTTCGAGTGGCAGTTCGCCCTCGGTGCGATCATCGCAACCTTGCACGACGTTGTCTTCACGATCGGTCTGTTCGTTTTGACGGGAATAGAGTTCAATCTCACCAGTATCGCGGCGATCTTGACGATCATCGGTTATTCGCTGAACGATACGGTTGTCGTCTACGACCGAATGCGAGAGAATCTCAGGCGCTACAAGAAGATGCCTCTCGACGTTCTGATCGATATCTCGATCAATCAGACCCTGTCGCGTACCATCCTGACCGCTGGCAGTACCATGCTTGCTCTTGGCGCGCTTTATGTGTTCGGTGGCGAGGTCATCGCATCCTTCACCTTCGCGATGCTGGCTGGTGTTCTCATCGGTACATTCTCGTCGGTCTACATCGCTGGCCCGGTCCTGATTGCATTCAAGCTGCGCCCGGAGACTTTCCAGAAGGACGAGAACGAGGTGGACGAGGCCGTCGCAAAGTTCGGAGCCTGACACGTGGTCTTCGGTTTCGGCAACAAGGGTATAATCGTCCGGGAGGCGCATTTTCCCGGACGTGAACCCATTGACGCCTATGGGAATGGCGGCTTCCGCTTTGCCGATATGTCACACAAGGGCTCGCTTCTGCTTCTCCCCTCCGGCATCTATGGCTGGGACATGGCCGAAGGGGACAGCCTCAGCGTCGATCGCTTCGATCGAGTCTTGAATGAGACGGGTGTCGAGTTCCTTCTGATCGGCACGGGCAAGTCGATGCGGCTGGTACCGCAGGAATTGCGCGAGGCCTTGAAGGCGAGGGGCATTTCAAGCGATCCTATGGGAACCGGCGCAGCCGTGCGCACGTATAACATCATGCTGGCCGAACAGCGGCCAGTGGCGGCGGCTCTAATTGCGGTTTGAACGCATAGGTGAATTTTGATAGAGACGGGACCTACAGCCACTGAGCGACAGGGCAACGAAGCGCTCTGCCTTGCCACCCTGCGCGAGACCGACCGCGACCGATATCTTGCCTGTCTTCTGACGCCGAGCGAGCAGCGCGCTGCTGTTGCCGCGCTCTATGCGTTCAATGCGGAACTGGCACGGGTGCGGGATCTGGTCCGCGAACCGCTTCCGGGCGAGGTGCGGCTGCAATATTGGCGTGATCTGCTCAATGGTTCCGCGCATGGTGCGACGGCGGCCAATCCGGTGGCCGCGGAACTGCTCCGTGCAATTGGTGATCACAACCTGCCGCTCGCGCCACTTCTGGCCATGGTGGATGCCCGGGTCTTCGACCTTTACGATGATCCCATGGAAACGCTGTCCATGTTCGAAGGCTATGCCGGTGAAACC from Peteryoungia desertarenae encodes the following:
- a CDS encoding Mth938-like domain-containing protein; translated protein: MVFGFGNKGIIVREAHFPGREPIDAYGNGGFRFADMSHKGSLLLLPSGIYGWDMAEGDSLSVDRFDRVLNETGVEFLLIGTGKSMRLVPQELREALKARGISSDPMGTGAAVRTYNIMLAEQRPVAAALIAV
- the secDF gene encoding protein translocase subunit SecDF, translating into MLYISRWKTLFIWLTVAFSVFVALPNAFTDEELAGLPTWFPQDKVTLGLDLQGGSHIMLKLERSDIVQERLETVVGDIRTTLRDAGIRYTGLSGAGQQVQVRITDPAQVDAAIEALSEITAPVSVGGLTGGTVNEVTLDRGSDGELRFILTDAGIDYRVSSAVTQSMEVVRRRVDELGTTEPLIQRQGEDRIIVQVPGLTDPQRLKALLNQTAKLSFHMVDQSMPVEEAISGRPPASSEVLYSSDDPAIPYLIERRALVSGENLVDAQAAFDQRTSEPVVTFRFDSRGAQRFAQATQQNVGRPFAIVLDQQVISAPVIREPIVGGSGQISGNFSVEGANDLAVLLRAGALPATLTVVEERTVGPGLGADSIRAGVVASIIGAIAVVLFMLAFYGTFGVMANIALAANVTMILAALTTIGSTLTLPGIAGIVLTMGMAVDSNVLIYERIREEAKSGRPLIQAIDIGFKKAFATIIDANLTTLIAAVVLFFLGSGPVRGFAVTLTVGIVTTIFTAFFLTHWLMATWYRWKRPKHLPKSVRTGFFDDKNIPFMAVRRFTFIAAMAISVASLVGFATVGMNLGIDFKGGSIMEVQARNGEADLSDIRTRLSDLNLGQVQAQGFGDPSTALIRLQAQEGGENAEQSAIAKVRGELEADYDFRRVEVVGPAVSSDLTQSATIGVAAALFAILIYIWFRFEWQFALGAIIATLHDVVFTIGLFVLTGIEFNLTSIAAILTIIGYSLNDTVVVYDRMRENLRRYKKMPLDVLIDISINQTLSRTILTAGSTMLALGALYVFGGEVIASFTFAMLAGVLIGTFSSVYIAGPVLIAFKLRPETFQKDENEVDEAVAKFGA